Below is a genomic region from Taeniopygia guttata chromosome 7, bTaeGut7.mat, whole genome shotgun sequence.
gcagGGGTTAGGGGGGCCCGGCTGGGTTCCCAGGCATGCTGAGCGGGATTAGAGTGGTGCCACCACCTTTTCTCTTAACGGGACCCCAGCTCGCTGGTGTGGAGGAGGCCATGTCAGAAAAAAAGGCTGTTTAATGCAGAGCCTGAAGCTGGAGTAGGCTGGAGATGGTGTCCATGTGTCTGTCCATGCCAGGGGGAGCATGACCCCATCTCTCAGCAGTAGCATCCGTCAGTCTGTATGCAGGCCCTGAGAACTGTGTCCTGGCTTCTAGCTCCCTGTGGGAACAACGGGAGTCAGAGTGAGCTGGGgcattgccagagcagctggggcacaCAAAAGGCATACCCCAGACAAGGAGGAGCGGACCCCTGACCAGCCTGCTCCCTCCAGGCCAGCGCTCAGACTCTTGCAAGCaatgggggacagggacacgggttCTGGTGTCTCTTTACTGGAAGGCAAAGCAGCACTGGCAGTTGCTAATGGTGCCCCTCTAGTGCCCACTCACCCTCCACAAGGAGCCTGGCAGTGGAGCGGTCATCGAAGGCATCACAGGTGTACGAGTCCTCGTCCTCGGGGCCCACGCGGTGAATGATGAGTGTGCGGTAGCAGTCCAGATTGCAGATCTCATACTTGTCACCGGCAAAGATCTCGGTGTCCCCACGGAGCCAGCGCACCCGGCCCCGGGCGTGGGACACGGTGCACTCCAGCGTCGCCTTGTGCCTCGCAAGCACTGTCTTGTCCCGCAGTGGCTTCACAATCCGGATTGGCAGTGCTGGTAGGTGGGGGCAAGGTATCAGCACCGTGGGGTGAGCGGGCTTCCATGGGGACACGGCAAGCTGACCTGGTACACCCCAGCCCCggtgctggagcccagccagACCTCGCAGCCCGCACTGCTACCTTCCACCTGCAGGCTGGCCTCCGAGGTGACTGTCCTGGCTGTGAAGCGGATGAGTCCCTTGTCCTCAGGGCGCACACTACAGAACAGCAGGAAATGCCgggtccctggggagggagaggctgGCTCAAGGCAACAGCAATGCACACCCATAGTAAGCAGGGGGGCAGGGACCCCTCTTTGTCTACACAAACTCCCCTTGCTTGAATTTGCCCTATCCCAGCCCCAAATCAGGTGTGGAGCCACCTGCATCCCCACCTTCTTGCCGTATCTTCACTGTGCTGGAGACCTTGATTTTCTCCCCGTCCCGAAACCACTCGCCCTTCACATCCCCATGTGACACCTCGCAGGTGAAGACTGCATTGTCACCCTCCTGCACCTGGACGTCCTGCAGCTCTTGCACGATGTGGACCTGGCGCTCTGCAGGTAATGGACAGGGTGCCGGGGCAGCCAAGGATGAGGGGAGCAGGCAGTGTAGGGTTTGGGGGTGTACAcgctgctgggagctgggtgACCATACCCTGGACATGCAGCATGGCGGAGGCCCGGCAGTCACCTGCATCGCAGGTGTAGCTGCCGGCGTCGGTCAGCTCGCAGCGGCTCAGCTGCAGGATGCGGCGCCGTCCCGCCGAGTAGATGCGGCAGTTGGGCCCTGGCCGCAGCTCCTGCCCGTCCTGCATGGAAGCAAACAGGCAGCACCCCACTGCTTTGGCCCCTCCGCattgtctgcagccctggcagagagGGCAGCAGCCAGGGTACAAAACAAGGAGGAGGACATggccaggtgctgctggagggggTTAGGGTGAACCCTCACCTTGAACCATTTCACCTCTGCATTGGGGCGAGACAGCTCACACTCAAAGCTGGCGACCCCTGTCTCTGGGACCCCCAGGTCTCGCGGGACCCTCACCATGGTGACTGGAGGCTCTGAGGAGGCAGGTCACAGATCAGGAAGGCTTAATAGGACAAAGGCGTGGACTTGGGGCTGCAGGGAAGAGTAGCTATGGCTGGGTCATTTCAGCATGGGGTGAGAGTGGCACCACCCATGGGCAAGCACTCATCAGTAGTGTTCCAGCTGGCTCTGGACCCAGCTGGGTGTCCCCACTGCTCAGCTCACATCTCTTCCCTGAGGACAGGGGGACACTTGCCAGCACGCTATGACCCCTGTCCAGGACAGGGGAACACATGTGCCCTGGGTGGCCCAGCTCAGCTTCGGTGTCTCCCAGTACAGAACAGCTTAAGGTCAGATAACACCGGTGCCACACACcccccagcctgccccaggGACCGTACCCCGCACACGCAGGTGGGCACTGCAGCGCAGAGTGTCAGCAGTGAAGGTGACGGTGCCTGAGTCTTCCAGTGCAAGCCTCTCCAGTGTCAGGCTGTGCCCGCAGCCTGTGGCACTGATCCGGCACGTGCTGCTGGGCTTCACCCGGATGCCGTCCCGTGTCCAGACCCCGGTCACGCCAGGGTGAGACAGTTCCAGGTGAAAGGTGGCTGTCTCCTTCTCAAAAGTCTCCACATCTGCCAGTGGTGTCCGAATCGACACCTTCCGGGCTGTAAAGGTCCCATGTCTGTGAGCAGGTGTCTGCCCCACCACAGAGCCCCTGGCTTCCCAGTCTGTGCTTGCTGGGGTGATCATCTAAATCCAGTTGTTTGTACTGGActcccacccctgcccacacACCCACCTGTCTGAGCACCCCTTCCAGCCAAGAACTAGCTCTGCCCACATGCTCCCATTACAGCAGTTGGGTGTCCTCcttgtccccattcccagccccattgCCTTCCATCCCCATCCGCAGCCCGGTACTCACGCTCCACGTGGAGCTTGGCCTGTGTGCGGTCGTGCAGGCTCTCGCAGCGGTAGGTGCCGCGGTCGGCAGGGCCAAGGCAGCAGATGGTGAGGGTGCGCCGGCACCCCGACTCCTGCAGCAGGTACTTGCTGCCCGGCTGAAGGAGGATGCCCTGCTTCAGCCACTGCACCTCGGCAGCCTCGTGGCTCACCTCCACCTCCAGGCACACGtccccctgctcctctgccaccaCATCCTGCAGCTTCCGCACAAACAGCACCTCTGCCTCTGCACGGCCCGTGTGCTGGGTCAGCAGCcggccccagggctgtgccttgGGCCGAGCCCCAGCTTTCTCCTTCCCCCTCACCTTGTACATTCAGCCGAGCTGTGCTCACCAGCCCCTCGGCATTGGCTGTCACAGTGCCCGCATCACCTGTCTGGCACTGCCGGAGGGTGAGGCTGTGGCACAGCCCGCTCCTTGACACCAGCAGGCGCTCACCGGGGACCACGGGCTGGCCATTCAGCTGCCATGTCACAGCCACGTCTTCGGGGGATACCAGGCACTTGAAGGTGGCATCCTCCCCCTCCAGCACTGTCAGGCTTTGCAGCTCCATGATAATCTCCACCACCCTGGGGACTACAGCCAGGTTGTCAGGGCACAGCAAAAAAGGGACCCCCTGTCACGCAGAGATGCTGAGCATCCCTACAATCCTGACATCACCGTGCCAGCATCCGCACCACCCCTATGGAACAGGATTCCCCCAGGTGGTGGGGAAGCCTTGGGCTCACCCTGCACCGTCAGCGTCGCCAGGGTCTGGTCGTCGTTGGTCTCGCAGCAGTACTCGCCGGCGTCCCCGGGCTCCACGCGGCTCAGCACCAGCGACCGCTCCCGTCCCTCTGCCGTCATCTGCCGGCGGGGGCCCGGCGCCAGCACCCGCCCGTCCTTCCGCCACACCACGTCGCCCCGCGCCTTACAAAGCTCGCACCACAGCACCACCCGCTCGCCCTGCCGCGCTCGCACGTCCGACAGCCCACGCAGGAACTTCACCCGCAGCTCTGCACAGGCAACCCGCCCCCCATATCAGCACCCgctgccactgcagggggaTCCCCGGGCACCCCCACTGCCCCCCTGCCGCCCACCTCGGACGTTCACGTCGAACTGCATCTGGTCGTGGGGTGAGAGGCAGGTGTAGGTGCCGGCGTCCTCCGTGGCCACGTTGTGGATGACGAGGCTGTGGACGCGGCCGTCCCGACGCAGCTCGCAGCGCTCGCCGGCCACTGCCGCCTGCTGCGGGCCCAGCCAGGTGACATCGGATCGCTCCGTGGAGGTGATGGCAGAGAGCACGGCACTGCCGccctccagcaccagcagcttctcctgctcctctcgTTTGTTCACGAACAGCACGGGTGCCTCTGGCGGAGAAGCGCTGGGCTCAGCTGTGGCCCTGCATGTGGCACCAGTACGGGATAGGGGTGCCAAGCATCCCAGTGTGAGGCAGGATGAGactgctcctgcccctggcatGGGCGAGGGACACCTCCAGGCTCACCTTTCACTCTTAGTGTGAAATGCACCTCATCATCACCGGCGTCGCAGAGAAAGATACCACCATCACCCAGCTCCGCTTGCCTGATGGTGAGGCTGCGTGTGGGACCCTCGCTGCACACCAGCAGCcgcccacctgagcacagcatCTGCCCATCCTTCTGccactgcactgctgctgtgtccGGGGACAGCCGAGCCACCAGCGTCACACTGTCCCCTTCCTGCACCTCCAGTGGGCTCTGTGCCTCCTCCTTGTTGACAATGCACACAGGCCGggctgaggggcacaggggacaaGGCAGGGTTCAGGGATGTCCCTGCAATGTGGGGCAGTGCAGGAATGGGACTGCTTCAAGTGGAGAGGTGATCCCTCAGTGAGTCACTGTGAGGCAgaagggctgtggggctggctgggggtcAGGGTGGGACTAGCCAGGGGTCCCAGAGAGGCAAGCATGCAGGATGGAGAGGTCTGGCAGCTCAGGGTTCACTcagggaaggggcagcagcagagcccatcaCTCCCACATCACTCCCTGtaggcagcacagctgccatGTTGGCACCATTAATTTCATTGTACTCCCCCATCCAGAACACCTTGCTGAGGAGTCAGGACACCCGCCTGCAGCAGGCCCCCTCCCACCCTGCACAGCCCTCCATCTCCGGCTGATAAGGGtccaggctgagctcagccTTTGGCAGCcgcagcaggaggagcggcgCCTGGGAGCCAGCCAAGGCTAAATTTAAACAGCCCCTGGctgggggaggcagcagggacatgTCTCGCCACGACCCTGACATGTCTCTTTCTGACCAATGGCTCCTGTAGGGTTGGGGACAGGGCTCCCACCCTTCCCTGCCATGCTGCCACCCTGTCCTCTGCATCAGCAGGGTCACAGAGGCTTCCCCTCCCCTTGTGTCTGTGGCCTGATCCCACCAttctgggggtccctgtggctctgagccagctcaCCCGACACCTCCACATTTGTCACCATGCGGTCGCTGGCAGCATCACAGATGTAGCACCCTGCGTCGCTGGGCTGTGCCCCACTGATGGTGAGCTGTCGCAGCACCCCGCGGGCCTCCACCTGCACCCGTTCACCTGGATGCACCTCCTGGCCATTCCGGAGCCAGCGCACGATGGCGTCGGGCCGAGAGAGCTCACAAGCCAGCACCAGGTCTTCCCCGGCCACCAGGCAGCGATGTACCGCGGTGCCTGTGCTGCCCACAATGGTCACTGGTGGCTCTGGGACTGGAGAGATGGGCTGTCACCACAaaagcagcctgtgctgggtaTCACAATGACCAGACCCTGTCCAGActcctctggctgcagctgagcagcacagggccACCACACAGATGCAACCCACTCCCCATGTGCCCTTCACCAGCCTCCCTGTGCTCGCtgccacccagcccagcctcacaccaccctggcagcagccacagaCTCACCCCACTTCTGTCCCCCTGGTCATCCCCACCAGGACCTCCTGCTCACCTTCTACAGTGATGAAGAAGACGATACTGTCATCACCAGTGTCACAGAGATACTCCCCAGCATCCTTGCCTGTAGCGCCCAGGATCACGAGGGATCTGCGCACCCCGTCCTCCTCCAGCCTCACACGCCCCGTgtcctgcagcttctccccatcCTTGTACCACTTCACCTCCCCATGGGTGTGCGAGAGGTGCACCTCCAGCACCAGGTCCTCCATGGCCTGGCAACGCCGGTGGGTCAGCAGGACATCCTTCTCCAGGATCCTGACCAGCGAATCTGCAGCATCCAGCACCAACAGAGCTGAGGTCTCTGGGGTTTGTGCACCCAGTGCCCCACACCAGGCTCTTCCCTACCCTCATGCTCACCCAACACTTGGATGGTGAATGTCACTGTGTCATTGGCGGTGTCACAGGTGTATTTTCCAGAGTGCTCAGCTTGGGCAGCAGGGATGAGCAGCCGGCGATAGACACCCTCCTCCTCCAGGACCAGGCTGCCCCCAGCCTCGAGCCTGACACCCTCTTTTGCCCAGCACACAGGTGTATCCGCACGGGACAGCTCACAGCAAAGTGTCACCGTCTCCCCCGGGGACACCGTCATGACAGGGACAggtctgcagggctgcaggatcCTCACCGGAGGCTCTGCAGGTATGGCACATCTGTGATGCAAAGCAGCGCAGGGACAACGCAGCCCTGGGCgctcctctgctgccagccccaggtaAGCTCCTGTGCAGGGTGGCCCAGTGGATGGGCATCCACTGGTGGCCAGAAGCACATCAGCACCTCCACTGACCTGACACCTTGACATCGAAGGAGACGGCTTCATCCTTGGTCTCACAGATGTACTCGCCTGCATCCTCTGCACTGCTCTTGGGGATGAAGAGGCAGCGCCAGGCCCCCTcgaccagcagcagcaggttatCAGTCTCGTCCACCTCCAGCCCGTCCTTGAACCAGTGCACGGGAGCATCCGGCGCAGAGAGCTCGCACCGCAGTTCCACACACCCTGGGGCCTgaaccagcagctccagagagcGCTGTGGAGGCTGCAGGATCCTCACTGGTGGCTCTGTTGGGGATGTAGAGGGAGAGTGTGAGATCTGCTCACTGCtttgctcctggctctgctgtgtcTATTTACTGTcgcctgtgtccctgtccccatggggCTGTATGGAAGCTACATCCTCTCACCCCAGTACAAAGAGGTCAGAGCTGTTcaggggcaggggcagtgggcacaGAGGTGCAACTGCATGCCCTTATCCACAATGCTGAGGgcggggagcagggctgggaaccccagaacacagagctggggcagtgctgCCCTTTACAGgatgtccctgctgtgccaccaACCTGCCACCAAGATGGAGTAGGAGACAGATGCATCGCTGGCACTGCAGACGAACTCCCCTGTGTCTTGCAtctgggcacagggcagcaccaggcggtactgcagcccttcctgctccagcaccaggCTCTCGCCCACCTCCACTTCTTCACTGTCCTTGTACCAGCGCACCGGGGACACTGCGCGGGACAGCTGGCACCACAGCTCCACGCGCTGCCCGACCACGTAGGAGTGAGAGGCCTCCTTGTTGGAACTGACAATCCTCACTGGTGCCTCTGCTGGGGACATGGCAGGGCTCAGGTGTGGTGCTGGGTGAGTCCCATGTGAGGACAGGAATCCCCTGGGCAGCTCCCTGCTCGCAGTCACCCTGAAGCTGGCAGCATCGTCCCTGGCATGGCACGTGTACACCCCTGAGTCAGacagtgcagctgcagcactgggagcatcCCTCTGAGCAGATGG
It encodes:
- the OBSL1 gene encoding obscurin-like protein 1 isoform X2, yielding MEGFGGAPRFLAYPRAFTVQSGTNAVLSCQIMGDPQPSILWEKDKNTIEPSGRFHMESKGDLYSLLVSCATPEDSGLYVCRAKNSVGETYAATVLRVEPAEPREGEGCSGSVAPAFLIAPSSMRVCRGEDVMFTCRVSGQPCPVLEWEKDGHKLSELFESSHFAVGQKPEDWHFLKLFGARPQDGGVYVCRARSGSQEALAAAVLLVEPQALLDGFPNGSTAHGPEVLAERQRWRRHAAGRRMAPETWVPNGIVPARVPGAKAFAVSAGKHAKFRCYVTGKPKPEIIWQKDGEPLAPGRRHLIYEDREGYFILKVLYCKPQDQGLYMCTASNTAGQTLSAVQLQVKEHRLRFQVQLADVEVAEREDAVLECQVPLETIPTSWYLEDRELQPSHKYVMEEQGVVRRLTIRDARIDDDGIYLCQMKDKGRSIAEVSVRGVIVKRLPRKLDVMEGENAVFCVETRDVVEGSCWSRDGLQLRESPRTVLKSFSRTHLLVLVHVTRQDAGIISFTVGESQTSSQLRVKCVKHDPPSAPVAAEMSVVETNTALLTWCPAPDSHLRPASHYLLERREAAGGEWVQCLATDLPSCVRVLGDSVPREADYCFRISATNKHGRSSPVEFPGSVHLAPAARLERGLQDTWVRDGEDAQFSLELSAAVHGSWFLNGAKLGEEEDAGGRCSVQRHGMEHSLLIRGARLVDSGAQVTFVSGGVRDSAILHVQAPQVRIAPVSEAERLRNVPAGMPVLLECQVSTPDAPVCWLKDGKAVPLDDVIAVQAEGCVRRLLLRSACPSDTAVYTCDARDDAVSFVVTVTEVPVRIISSNEEAPHAYVVGQRVELWCQLSRPAAPVHWYKDGEEVEVGESLVLEQEGPQCKLVLPCAQTQDTGEFVCDAGGDSAFYTITVAEEPVRIVSSNEGASHTYVAGQRVELWCQLSRLAAPVHWYKDGEEVEAGESLVLEQEALQCRLVLPCARPQDTGEFVCDAGGDSVFYTVTVAEAPVRIVSSNKEASHSYVVGQRVELWCQLSRAVSPVRWYKDSEEVEVGESLVLEQEGLQYRLVLPCAQMQDTGEFVCSASDASVSYSILVAEPPVRILQPPQRSLELLVQAPGCVELRCELSAPDAPVHWFKDGLEVDETDNLLLLVEGAWRCLFIPKSSAEDAGEYICETKDEAVSFDVKVSEPPVRILQPCRPVPVMTVSPGETVTLCCELSRADTPVCWAKEGVRLEAGGSLVLEEEGVYRRLLIPAAQAEHSGKYTCDTANDTVTFTIQVLDSLVRILEKDVLLTHRRCQAMEDLVLEVHLSHTHGEVKWYKDGEKLQDTGRVRLEEDGVRRSLVILGATGKDAGEYLCDTGDDSIVFFITVEVPEPPVTIVGSTGTAVHRCLVAGEDLVLACELSRPDAIVRWLRNGQEVHPGERVQVEARGVLRQLTISGAQPSDAGCYICDAASDRMVTNVEVSARPVCIVNKEEAQSPLEVQEGDSVTLVARLSPDTAAVQWQKDGQMLCSGGRLLVCSEGPTRSLTIRQAELGDGGIFLCDAGDDEVHFTLRVKEAPVLFVNKREEQEKLLVLEGGSAVLSAITSTERSDVTWLGPQQAAVAGERCELRRDGRVHSLVIHNVATEDAGTYTCLSPHDQMQFDVNVRELRVKFLRGLSDVRARQGERVVLWCELCKARGDVVWRKDGRVLAPGPRRQMTAEGRERSLVLSRVEPGDAGEYCCETNDDQTLATLTVQVPRVVEIIMELQSLTVLEGEDATFKCLVSPEDVAVTWQLNGQPVVPGERLLVSRSGLCHSLTLRQCQTGDAGTVTANAEGLVSTARLNVQEAEVLFVRKLQDVVAEEQGDVCLEVEVSHEAAEVQWLKQGILLQPGSKYLLQESGCRRTLTICCLGPADRGTYRCESLHDRTQAKLHVEPRKVSIRTPLADVETFEKETATFHLELSHPGVTGVWTRDGIRVKPSSTCRISATGCGHSLTLERLALEDSGTVTFTADTLRCSAHLRVREPPVTMVRVPRDLGVPETGVASFECELSRPNAEVKWFKDGQELRPGPNCRIYSAGRRRILQLSRCELTDAGSYTCDAGDCRASAMLHVQERQVHIVQELQDVQVQEGDNAVFTCEVSHGDVKGEWFRDGEKIKVSSTVKIRQEGTRHFLLFCSVRPEDKGLIRFTARTVTSEASLQVEALPIRIVKPLRDKTVLARHKATLECTVSHARGRVRWLRGDTEIFAGDKYEICNLDCYRTLIIHRVGPEDEDSYTCDAFDDRSTARLLVEGS
- the OBSL1 gene encoding obscurin-like protein 1 isoform X1 gives rise to the protein MEGFGGAPRFLAYPRAFTVQSGTNAVLSCQIMGDPQPSILWEKDKNTIEPSGRFHMESKGDLYSLLVSCATPEDSGLYVCRAKNSVGETYAATVLRVEPAEPREGEGCSGSVAPAFLIAPSSMRVCRGEDVMFTCRVSGQPCPVLEWEKDGHKLSELFESSHFAVGQKPEDWHFLKLFGARPQDGGVYVCRARSGSQEALAAAVLLVEPQALLDGFPNGSTAHGPEVLAERQRWRRHAAGRRMAPETWVPNGIVPARVPGAKAFAVSAGKHAKFRCYVTGKPKPEIIWQKDGEPLAPGRRHLIYEDREGYFILKVLYCKPQDQGLYMCTASNTAGQTLSAVQLQVKEHRLRFQVQLADVEVAEREDAVLECQVPLETIPTSWYLEDRELQPSHKYVMEEQGVVRRLTIRDARIDDDGIYLCQMKDKGRSIAEVSVRGVIVKRLPRKLDVMEGENAVFCVETRDVVEGSCWSRDGLQLRESPRTVLKSFSRTHLLVLVHVTRQDAGIISFTVGESQTSSQLRVKCVKHDPPSAPVAAEMSVVETNTALLTWCPAPDSHLRPASHYLLERREAAGGEWVQCLATDLPSCVRVLGDSVPREADYCFRISATNKHGRSSPVEFPGSVHLAPAARLERGLQDTWVRDGEDAQFSLELSAAVHGSWFLNGAKLGEEEDAGGRCSVQRHGMEHSLLIRGARLVDSGAQVTFVSGGVRDSAILHVQAPQVRIAPVSEAERLRNVPAGMPVLLECQVSTPDAPVCWLKDGKAVPLDDVIAVQAEGCVRRLLLRSACPSDTAVYTCDARDDAVSFVVTVTEVPVRIISSNEEAPHAYVVGQRVELWCQLSRPAAPVHWYKDGEEVEVGESLVLEQEGPQCKLVLPCAQTQDTGEFVCDAGGDSAFYTITVAEEPVRIVSSNEGASHTYVAGQRVELWCQLSRLAAPVHWYKDGEEVEAGESLVLEQEALQCRLVLPCARPQDTGEFVCDAGGDSVFYTVTVAAEAPVRIVSSNKEASHSYVVGQRVELWCQLSRAVSPVRWYKDSEEVEVGESLVLEQEGLQYRLVLPCAQMQDTGEFVCSASDASVSYSILVAEPPVRILQPPQRSLELLVQAPGCVELRCELSAPDAPVHWFKDGLEVDETDNLLLLVEGAWRCLFIPKSSAEDAGEYICETKDEAVSFDVKVSEPPVRILQPCRPVPVMTVSPGETVTLCCELSRADTPVCWAKEGVRLEAGGSLVLEEEGVYRRLLIPAAQAEHSGKYTCDTANDTVTFTIQVLDSLVRILEKDVLLTHRRCQAMEDLVLEVHLSHTHGEVKWYKDGEKLQDTGRVRLEEDGVRRSLVILGATGKDAGEYLCDTGDDSIVFFITVEVPEPPVTIVGSTGTAVHRCLVAGEDLVLACELSRPDAIVRWLRNGQEVHPGERVQVEARGVLRQLTISGAQPSDAGCYICDAASDRMVTNVEVSARPVCIVNKEEAQSPLEVQEGDSVTLVARLSPDTAAVQWQKDGQMLCSGGRLLVCSEGPTRSLTIRQAELGDGGIFLCDAGDDEVHFTLRVKEAPVLFVNKREEQEKLLVLEGGSAVLSAITSTERSDVTWLGPQQAAVAGERCELRRDGRVHSLVIHNVATEDAGTYTCLSPHDQMQFDVNVRELRVKFLRGLSDVRARQGERVVLWCELCKARGDVVWRKDGRVLAPGPRRQMTAEGRERSLVLSRVEPGDAGEYCCETNDDQTLATLTVQVPRVVEIIMELQSLTVLEGEDATFKCLVSPEDVAVTWQLNGQPVVPGERLLVSRSGLCHSLTLRQCQTGDAGTVTANAEGLVSTARLNVQEAEVLFVRKLQDVVAEEQGDVCLEVEVSHEAAEVQWLKQGILLQPGSKYLLQESGCRRTLTICCLGPADRGTYRCESLHDRTQAKLHVEPRKVSIRTPLADVETFEKETATFHLELSHPGVTGVWTRDGIRVKPSSTCRISATGCGHSLTLERLALEDSGTVTFTADTLRCSAHLRVREPPVTMVRVPRDLGVPETGVASFECELSRPNAEVKWFKDGQELRPGPNCRIYSAGRRRILQLSRCELTDAGSYTCDAGDCRASAMLHVQERQVHIVQELQDVQVQEGDNAVFTCEVSHGDVKGEWFRDGEKIKVSSTVKIRQEGTRHFLLFCSVRPEDKGLIRFTARTVTSEASLQVEALPIRIVKPLRDKTVLARHKATLECTVSHARGRVRWLRGDTEIFAGDKYEICNLDCYRTLIIHRVGPEDEDSYTCDAFDDRSTARLLVEGS